The following are from one region of the Camelus dromedarius isolate mCamDro1 chromosome 34, mCamDro1.pat, whole genome shotgun sequence genome:
- the HMBS gene encoding porphobilinogen deaminase isoform X2: MRVIRVGTRKSQLARIQTDSVVATLKALYPGLQFEIIAMSTTGDKILDTALSKIGEKSLFTKELEHALEKNEVDLVVHSLKDLPTVLPPGFTIGAICKRETPYDAVVFHPKFVGKTLETLPEKSVVGTSSLRRAAQLQRKFPHLEFKSIRGNLNTRLRKLDELQEFSAIILAAAGLQRMGWQNRVGQILHPEECMYAVGQGALAVEVRAKDQDILDLVCVLHDPETLLRCIAERAFLRHLEGGCSVPVAVHTAMKDGQLYLTGGVWSLDGSDSMQETMQATIHVPAQHEDGPEDDPQLVGITARNIPREAQLAAENLGISLATLLLNKGAKNILDIARQLNDAH, from the exons ATGAGAGTGATTCGCGTGGGTACCCGCAAGAGCCAG CTGGCCCGCATACAGACGGACAGTGTGGTGGCAACGCTGAAAGCCTTGTACCCAGGCCTGCAGTTTGAAATCA TTGCTATGTCCACCACAGGGGACAAGATTCTTGATACTGCACTCTCTAAG ATTGGAGAGAAGAGCCTGTTTACCAAGGAGCTGGAACACGCGCTGGAGAAGAATGA AGTGGACCTGGTTGTTCATTCCTTGAAGGACCTGCCCACAGTGCTTCCTCCTGGCTTCACCATTGGAGCCATCTGCAA gcGGGAGACCCCTTATGATGCTGTTGTCTTTCACCCCAAATTTGTTGGGAAGACCTTAGAAACCTTGCCAGAAAAGAG TGTGGTGGGAACCAGCTCCCTGCGGAGAGCAGCCCAGCTGCAGAGAAAGTTTCCACATCTGGAGTTCAAGAGTATT CGGGGAAACCTCAACACACGGCTTCGGAAGCTGGATGAGCTGCAGGAGTTCAGTGCCATCATCTTGGCCGCAGCTGGCCTGCAGCGCATGGGCTGGCAGAATCGGGTGGGGCAG ATCCTGCATCCCGAGGAGTGCATGTATGCTGTGGGTCAG GGGGCCCTGGCAGTGGAAGTCCGAGCCAAGGACCAGGACATCTTGGATTTGGTGTGTGTGCTGCATGATCCAGAGACTCTGCTTCGCTGCATTGCTGAACGGGCCTTCCTGAGGCACCTG GAAGGAGGCTGCAGTGTGCCAGTGGCAGTGCATACAGCCATGAAGGATGGCCAG CTGTACCTTACTGGAGGAGTCTGGAGTCTGGATGGCTCAGATAGCATGCAAGAGACCATGCAGGCCACCATCCATGTCCCTGCCCAG CATGAAGATGGCCCTGAGGATGATCCACAGCTTGTGGGCATCACTGCCCGGAACATCCCACGAGAAGCTCAGCTGGCTGCCGAGAACCTGGGAATAAGCTTGGCCACCTTGTTGCtgaacaaaggagccaagaacattTTGGACATTGCACGGCAACTCAATGATGCCCACTAA
- the HMBS gene encoding porphobilinogen deaminase isoform X1, with translation MSGNGNAAAKAEENSPKMRVIRVGTRKSQLARIQTDSVVATLKALYPGLQFEIIAMSTTGDKILDTALSKIGEKSLFTKELEHALEKNEVDLVVHSLKDLPTVLPPGFTIGAICKRETPYDAVVFHPKFVGKTLETLPEKSVVGTSSLRRAAQLQRKFPHLEFKSIRGNLNTRLRKLDELQEFSAIILAAAGLQRMGWQNRVGQILHPEECMYAVGQGALAVEVRAKDQDILDLVCVLHDPETLLRCIAERAFLRHLEGGCSVPVAVHTAMKDGQLYLTGGVWSLDGSDSMQETMQATIHVPAQHEDGPEDDPQLVGITARNIPREAQLAAENLGISLATLLLNKGAKNILDIARQLNDAH, from the exons ATGTCTGGTAACGGCAACGCGGCCGCAAAGGCG GAAGAAAACAGCCCAAAGATGAGAGTGATTCGCGTGGGTACCCGCAAGAGCCAG CTGGCCCGCATACAGACGGACAGTGTGGTGGCAACGCTGAAAGCCTTGTACCCAGGCCTGCAGTTTGAAATCA TTGCTATGTCCACCACAGGGGACAAGATTCTTGATACTGCACTCTCTAAG ATTGGAGAGAAGAGCCTGTTTACCAAGGAGCTGGAACACGCGCTGGAGAAGAATGA AGTGGACCTGGTTGTTCATTCCTTGAAGGACCTGCCCACAGTGCTTCCTCCTGGCTTCACCATTGGAGCCATCTGCAA gcGGGAGACCCCTTATGATGCTGTTGTCTTTCACCCCAAATTTGTTGGGAAGACCTTAGAAACCTTGCCAGAAAAGAG TGTGGTGGGAACCAGCTCCCTGCGGAGAGCAGCCCAGCTGCAGAGAAAGTTTCCACATCTGGAGTTCAAGAGTATT CGGGGAAACCTCAACACACGGCTTCGGAAGCTGGATGAGCTGCAGGAGTTCAGTGCCATCATCTTGGCCGCAGCTGGCCTGCAGCGCATGGGCTGGCAGAATCGGGTGGGGCAG ATCCTGCATCCCGAGGAGTGCATGTATGCTGTGGGTCAG GGGGCCCTGGCAGTGGAAGTCCGAGCCAAGGACCAGGACATCTTGGATTTGGTGTGTGTGCTGCATGATCCAGAGACTCTGCTTCGCTGCATTGCTGAACGGGCCTTCCTGAGGCACCTG GAAGGAGGCTGCAGTGTGCCAGTGGCAGTGCATACAGCCATGAAGGATGGCCAG CTGTACCTTACTGGAGGAGTCTGGAGTCTGGATGGCTCAGATAGCATGCAAGAGACCATGCAGGCCACCATCCATGTCCCTGCCCAG CATGAAGATGGCCCTGAGGATGATCCACAGCTTGTGGGCATCACTGCCCGGAACATCCCACGAGAAGCTCAGCTGGCTGCCGAGAACCTGGGAATAAGCTTGGCCACCTTGTTGCtgaacaaaggagccaagaacattTTGGACATTGCACGGCAACTCAATGATGCCCACTAA
- the DPAGT1 gene encoding UDP-N-acetylglucosamine--dolichyl-phosphate N-acetylglucosaminephosphotransferase isoform X1, with the protein MWAFPELPMPLLVNLIGSLLGFVATLTLIPAFRGHFIAARLCGQDLNKTSRQQIPESQGVISGAVFLIILFCFIPFPFLNCFVEEQCKAFPYHEFVALIGALLAICCMIFLGFADDVLNLRWRHKLLLPTAASLPLLMVYFTNFGNTTVVVPKPFRPILGLHLDLGILYYVYMGLLAVFCTNAINILAGINGLEAGQSLVISASIIIFNLVELEGDYRDDHVFSLYFMIPFFFTTLGLLYHNWYPSRVFVGDTFCYFAGMTFAVVGILGHFSKTMLLFFMPQVFNFLYSLPQLLHIIPCPRHRIPRLNTNTGKLEMSYSKFKTKSLSFLGTFILKVAESLRLVSVRQSENEDGAFTECNNMTLINLLLKVFGPMHERNLTLFLLLLQVVGSAVTFSIRYQLVRLFYDV; encoded by the exons ATGTGGGCCTTCCCGGAGTTGCCGATGCCGCTGTTGGTGAATTTGATCGGCTCGCTTCTGGGGTTTGTGGCCACACTCACCCTCATTCCTGCCTTCCGTGGCCACTTCATCGCCGCGCGCCTCTGCGGTCAGGACCTCAACAAAACCAGCCGGCAGCAAAT CCCAGAGTCCCAGGGAGTGATCAGCGGTGCTGTTTTCCTTATCATCCTCTTCTGCttcatccctttccctttcctgaaCTGCTTTGTGGAGGAGCAGTGTAAAGCCTTCCCCTACCATGAA TTTGTGGCCCTGATAGGTGCGCTCCTTGCCATCTGCTGCATGATTTTCCTGGGCTTCGCTGATGATGTCCTGAATCTGCGCTGGCGCCATAAGCTACTGCTGCCCACAGCTGCCTCACTACCTCTCCTCATGGTCTATTTCACCAACTTTGGCAACACAACTGTTGTGGTACCCAAGCCCTTCCGCCCAATTCTTGGTCTGCATCTGGACTTGG GGATCCTGTACTATGTCTACATGGGGCTGCTGGCAGTGTTCTGTACCAATGCCATCAATATTCTAGCAGGAATTAATGGCCTAGAGGCTGGCCAGTCGCTAGTCATTTCTGCTTCCATCATCATCTTCAACCTGGTGGAGCTGGAAG GTGATTATCGGGATGATCATGTCTTTTCCCTCTACTTCATGATACCCTTTTTTTTCACCACTTTGGGATTGCTCTACCATAACTG GTACCCATCACGGGTGTTTGTGGGAGATACCTTCTGTTACTTTGCTGGCATGACCTTTGCCGTGGTGGGCATCTTGGGACACTTCAGCAAGACCATGCTACTCTTCTTCATGCCTCAGGTGTTCAACTTCCTCTACTCACTGCCTCAGCTCCTGCATATCATCCCCTGCCCTCGCCACCGTATTCCCAG ACTCAATACCAACACAGGCAAACTGGAGATGAGCTATTCCAAGTTCAAGACCAAGAGCCTCTCTTTCTTGGGCACCTTTATTCTAAAG GTAGCAGAGAGCCTCCGGCTAGTGTCAGTGCGCCAGAGTGAGAATGAGGATGGTGCCTTCACTGAGTGTAACAACATGACACTCATCAACTTACTACTTAAAGTCTTTGGGCCCATGCATGAGAGAAACCTCACCCTGTTCCTGCTGCTACTACAG GTCGTGGGCAGTGCTGTTACCTTCTCCATTCGGTACCAGCTTGTCCGACTCTTCTATGATGTCTGA
- the VPS11 gene encoding vacuolar protein sorting-associated protein 11 homolog: protein MAAYLQWRRFVFFDKELVKEPLGSDGAAPGAAPASGPAASKFLCLPPGITVCDSGRGSLVFGDMEGQIWFLPRSLQLTGFQAYKLRVTHLYQLKQHNILASVGEDEEGINPLVKIWNLEKRDGGNPLCTRIFPAIPGTEPTVVSCLTVHENLNFMAIGFTDGSVTLNKGDITRDRHSKTQILHKGSYPVTGLAFRQAGKTTHLFVVTTENVQSYIVSGKDYPRVELDTHGCGLRCSALSDPSQDLQFIVAGDECVYLYQPDERGPCFAFEGHKLIAHWFRGYLVIVSRDRKVSPKSEFTSRDSQSSDKQILNIYDLCNKFIAYSAVFEDVVDVLAEWGSLYVLTRDGRVHALQEKDTQTKLEMLFKKNLFEMAINLAKSQHLDSDGLAQIFMQYGDHLYSKGNHDGAVQQYIRTIGKLEPSYVIRKFLDAQRIHNLTAYLQTLHRQSLANADHTTLLLNCYTKLKDSSKLEEFIKTKSESEVHFDVETAIKVLRQAGYYSHALYLAENHAHHEWYLKIQLEDIKNYQEALRYIGKLPFEQAESNMKRYGKILMHHIPEETTQLLKGLCTDYRPSLESQGDREAPGCRANSEEFIPIFANNPRELKAFLEHMSEVQPDSPQGIYDTLLELRLQNWAHEEDPQVKEKLHAEAISLLKSGRFCNVFDKALVLCQMHDFQDGVLYLYEQGKLFQQIMHYHMQHEQYRQVIAVCERHGEQEPSLWEQALSYFARKEEDCKEYVAAVLKHIESKNLMPPLLVVQTLAHNSTATLSVIRDYLVQKLQKQSQQIAQDELRVRRYREETTRIRQEIQELKASPKIFQKTKCSICNSALELPSVHFLCGHSFHQHCFESYSESDADCPTCLPENRKVMDMIRAQEQKRDLHDQFQHQLKCSNDSFSVIADYFGRGVFNKLTLLTDPPTARLTTSLEAGLQRDLLMHSRRGT from the exons ATGGCGGCCTACCTGCAGTGGCGGCGCTTCGTTTTCTTTGACAAGGAGCTGGTGAAAGAGCCGCTGGGTAGTGATGGGGCTGCCCCCGGGGCCGCGCCTGCCTCTGGACCCGCTGCATCCAAGTTCCTTTGCCTCCCTCCTGGCATCACTGTCTGCGACTCAGGCCGAGGGAGCCTAGTCTTTGGAG ATATGGAAGGCCAGATTTGGTTCTTGCCCCGCTCCCTACAGCTTACAGGTTTCCAGGCCTACAAACTACGGGTGACACACCTGTACCAACTGAAGCAGCACAATATTCTGGCCTCTGTTGGTGAGGATGAAGAGGGTATCAACCCCCTG GTAAAGATCTGGAAcctggagaagagagatggcGGTAATCCACTCTGCACTCGAATTTTCCCTGCCATCCCAGGAACAGAGCCGACTGTTGTGTCTTGTTTGACTGTCCATGAAAATCTCAACTTTATGGCCATCG GTTTCACAGATGGCAGTGTTACACTGAACAAAGGGGACATTACCCGGGACCGGCATAGCAAGACCCAGATTTTACACAAGGGCAGCTATCCTGTCACTGGACTGGCTTTTCGCCAAGCAGGAAAGACCACTCACTTGTTTGTTGTGACAACTGAGAACGTTCAG TCCTACATAGTTTCTGGAAAGGACTACCCTCGTGTGGAGTTGGACACCCATGGTTGTGGCCTGCGCTGCTCAGCTCTAAGCGACCCTTCTCAGGACCTGCAGTTCATAGTGGCGGGGGATGAGTGTGTCTACTTGTACCAGCCTGATGAACGTGGGCCCTGCTTTGCCTTCGAGGGCCATAAACTCATTGCTCACTGGTTTAGAGGCTACCTCGTCATTGTCTCCCGTGACCGGAAGGTTTCTCCCAA GTCAGAGTTTACCAGCAGGGACTCCCAGAGCTCCGACAAGCAGATTCTCAACATCTATGACCTGTGCAACAAGTTCATAGCCTACAGTGCCGTCTTTGAGGATGTAGTGGATGTTCTTGCTGAGTGGGGCTCCCTGTACGTGCTGACGCGGGATGGGCGGGTCCACGCACTGCAGGAGAAGGACACACAGACCAAACTGGAG aTGCTGTTTAAGAAGAACCTATTTGAGATGGCGATTAACCTGGCCAAGAGCCAGCATCTGGACAGTGATGGGTTGGCACAGATCTTCATGCAGTATGGGGACCATCTGTACAGCAAGGGCAACCACGATGGGGCTGTCCAGCAGTATATTCG AACCATTGGAAAGTTGGAACCCTCCTATGTGATCCGCAAGTTCCTGGATGCCCAGCGCATCCACAACCTGACAGCCTACCTGCAGACCCTGCACCGGCAGTCCCTGGCCAATGCCGACCACACCACTTTGCTGCTCAACTGCTACACCAAGCTCAAGGACAGCTCGAAGCTGGAGGAGTTTATCAAG ACAAAGAGTGAGAGTGAAGTCCACTTTGATGTGGAGACAGCTATCAAGGTCCTCCGGCAGGCTGGTTACTACTCCCATGCCCTCTATTTGGCCGAGAACCATGCCCATCACGAGTGGTACTTGAAGATCCAGCTAGAGGACATCAAG AATTATCAGGAAGCCCTCCGGTACATTGGCAAGCTGCCTTTTGAGCAGGCAGAGAGCAACATGAAACGCTATGGCAAGATTCTTATGCACCACATACCGGAGGAGACGACCCAGTTGCTGAAGGGACTTTGTACTGACTATCGGCCCAGCCTCGAAAGCCAAGGGGATAGGGAGGCTCCAGGCTGCCGG GCCAATTCAGAGGAGTTCATCCCCATCTTTGCCAACAACCCACGGGAGTTGAAAGCTTTCCTTGAGCACATGAGCGAGGTACAGCCCGACTCCCCACAGGGCATCTACGACACGCTCCTCGAGCTTCGACTCCAGAACTGGGCCCATGAGGAGGATCCGCAG gtcaAAGAGAAGCTTCATGCAGAGGCCATTTCCCTGCTGAAGAGTGGCCGCTTCTGCAACGTCTTTGACAAGGCCCTGGTCCTCTGCCAGATGCATGACTTCCAGGATGGGGTCCTTTACCTCTATGAGCAGGGGAAACT GTTCCAGCAGATCATGCACTACCACATGCAGCACGAGCAGTACCGGCAGGTGATCGCCGTGTGCGAGCGCCACGGGGAGCAGGAGCCCTCCCTGTGGGAGCAGGCGCTCAGCTACTTTGCACGCAAGGAGGAGGACTGCAAGGAGTACGTGGCAGCCGTGCTCAAGCACATCGAGAGCAAGAACCTCATGCCACCCCTTCTAG TGGTGCAGACCCTGGCGCACAACTCCACTGCCACCCTGTCTGTCATCCGGGACTACCTGGTCCAAAAACTGCAGAAACAGAGCCAGCAGATCGCACAGGACGAGCTGCGGGTGCGGCGCTACCGAGAGGAGACCACTCGCATCCGCCAGGAGATCCAGGAGTTAAAGGCCAG TCCAAAGATTTTCCAGAAGACCAAGTGCAGCATCTGTAATAGCGCCTTGGAGTTGCCCTCAGTCCACTTTCTCTGTGGCCACTCCTTCCACCAACACTGCTTTGAGAGTTACTCAGAAAGTGACGCCGACTGCCCCACCTGCCTGCCTGAAAACCGGAAGGTCATGGATATGATCCGGGCCCAGGAACAGAAGCGAGATCTCCACGATCAGTTCCAGCACCAG CTCAAGTGCTCCAACGACAGCTTCTCTGTGATTGCTGACTACTTTGGCCGAGGTGTTTTCAACAAATTGACTCTGCTGACCGATCCTCCCACAGCCAGGCTGACAACGAGcctggaggctgggctgcagcGGGACTTACTCATGCACTCCAGGAGGGGCACTTAG
- the DPAGT1 gene encoding UDP-N-acetylglucosamine--dolichyl-phosphate N-acetylglucosaminephosphotransferase isoform X2, with protein sequence MWAFPELPMPLLVNLIGSLLGFVATLTLIPAFRGHFIAARLCGQDLNKTSRQQIPESQGVISGAVFLIILFCFIPFPFLNCFVEEQCKAFPYHEFVALIGALLAICCMIFLGFADDVLNLRWRHKLLLPTAASLPLLMVYFTNFGNTTVVVPKPFRPILGLHLDLGILYYVYMGLLAVFCTNAINILAGINGLEAGQSLVISASIIIFNLVELEGDYRDDHVFSLYFMIPFFFTTLGLLYHNWYPSRVFVGDTFCYFAGMTFAVVGILGHFSKTMLLFFMPQVFNFLYSLPQLLHIIPCPRHRIPRLNTNTGKLEMSYSKFKTKSLSFLGTFILKVTG encoded by the exons ATGTGGGCCTTCCCGGAGTTGCCGATGCCGCTGTTGGTGAATTTGATCGGCTCGCTTCTGGGGTTTGTGGCCACACTCACCCTCATTCCTGCCTTCCGTGGCCACTTCATCGCCGCGCGCCTCTGCGGTCAGGACCTCAACAAAACCAGCCGGCAGCAAAT CCCAGAGTCCCAGGGAGTGATCAGCGGTGCTGTTTTCCTTATCATCCTCTTCTGCttcatccctttccctttcctgaaCTGCTTTGTGGAGGAGCAGTGTAAAGCCTTCCCCTACCATGAA TTTGTGGCCCTGATAGGTGCGCTCCTTGCCATCTGCTGCATGATTTTCCTGGGCTTCGCTGATGATGTCCTGAATCTGCGCTGGCGCCATAAGCTACTGCTGCCCACAGCTGCCTCACTACCTCTCCTCATGGTCTATTTCACCAACTTTGGCAACACAACTGTTGTGGTACCCAAGCCCTTCCGCCCAATTCTTGGTCTGCATCTGGACTTGG GGATCCTGTACTATGTCTACATGGGGCTGCTGGCAGTGTTCTGTACCAATGCCATCAATATTCTAGCAGGAATTAATGGCCTAGAGGCTGGCCAGTCGCTAGTCATTTCTGCTTCCATCATCATCTTCAACCTGGTGGAGCTGGAAG GTGATTATCGGGATGATCATGTCTTTTCCCTCTACTTCATGATACCCTTTTTTTTCACCACTTTGGGATTGCTCTACCATAACTG GTACCCATCACGGGTGTTTGTGGGAGATACCTTCTGTTACTTTGCTGGCATGACCTTTGCCGTGGTGGGCATCTTGGGACACTTCAGCAAGACCATGCTACTCTTCTTCATGCCTCAGGTGTTCAACTTCCTCTACTCACTGCCTCAGCTCCTGCATATCATCCCCTGCCCTCGCCACCGTATTCCCAG ACTCAATACCAACACAGGCAAACTGGAGATGAGCTATTCCAAGTTCAAGACCAAGAGCCTCTCTTTCTTGGGCACCTTTATTCTAAAGGTAACAGGGTAA
- the LOC116150196 gene encoding histone H2AX codes for MSGRGKTGGKARAKAKSRSSRAGLQFPVGRVHRLLRKGHYAERVGAGAPVYLAAVLEYLTAEILELAGNAARDNKKTRIIPRHLQLAIRNDEELNKLLGGVTIAQGGVLPNIQAVLLPKKTSATVGPKAPAGGKKATQASQEY; via the coding sequence ATGTCGGGCCGCGGCAAGACCGGCGGCAAGGCCCGCGCCAAGGCCAAGTCGCGCTCGTCGCGCGCCGGCCTCCAGTTCCCGGTGGGCCGCGTGCATCGGTTGCTGCGGAAGGGCCACTACGCCGAGCGGGTGGGCGCCGGCGCCCCGGTCTACCTGGCGGCGGTGCTCGAGTACCTCACCGCTGAAATCCTTGAGCTGGCAGGCAACGCGGCCCGCGACAACAAGAAGACGCGGATCATCCCTCGCCACCTGCAGCTGGCCATCCGCAACGACGAGGAGCTCAACAAGCTGCTGGGCGGCGTGACGATCGCCCAGGGAGGCGTCCTGCCCAACATCCAGGCCGTGCTGCTGCCTAAGAAGACCAGCGCCACCGTGGGGCCGAAGGCGCCCGCGGGCGGCAAGAAGGCCACCCAGGCCTCGCAGGAGTACTGA